A window of Flavobacterium psychrophilum genomic DNA:
GGCTTTAGGATATAAAGTATTTATTGGCAGCCGCGATAAAGAAAGAGGACAAAAGGCTATAGACGAGCTTAACGCCGAAGGTTTTGACGATGTAGAAGTAATTCAGATAGAAGTAACCGATGAGGCATCAATAAATAATGCAGCAGCAGTACTTTCAGAAAAGATTCCCCATCTTGATGTGCTTATTAATAATGCCGGTATCCCGGGCATATTTCCGCAGGAGGCCAGCCAGGTATCTCAGGAAAATATTCGCGCTGTATTTGACACTAACTTTTTTGGGGTGATACAAACCACACAGGCTTTTCTTCCGCTATTAAAAAAATCAGATGAGCCACGCATCGTAAATGTATCAAGTGACCTGGGTTCTTTGGGAAATCACACTAACCCTGACTATGATCATTATGATGTTAAGCTTACAGCTTATTGTTCTTCTAAAACTGCACTTAACGCCTATACTGTTATGTTGGCTTACGAACTGAGAGACACTAACTTTAAAGTAAATAGCGTAAACCCCGGATATACGGCAACCGACTTCAATCACCATCAGGGTCCTAAATCGGTACAGGAAGGTGCCGAACCTATTGTTAAATACGCTACTATAGGAAGCGACGGCCCAACAGGAAAATTCTTTAGTGATTTTGGTGAAACACCTTGGTAAAATAAAAAAGTCCGCACTACGCATGGTGCGGACTTTTTCTCTATAAATCAGATGATAATTAATGTATAAAGAATAGGTTGGCTATAATCACAGCTATATTAAAAAGGACTGTGAATAGTAACATATTAAAAACAAACTTTGGTTTCATTTGTGCCAGTACAGTTCCGTTAAATATACTGGTAAGTATAATTACAAAGAACAACTGAATCATTTGATATAATGAATTTCCGTGGTGCAGTACTAGCATTGCTGCAAATCCGCCCAAAGAACTCTGGCCTAATATAGCAAGCGTGTTAAACCCCATGAAACCTCTTGTATAACTGTCTAAATATTTTTGATAAGTGCTCATAACTAAGTGTATTAAATTTTACCTACACAAATTTACCTCGCTTACCTTCAGCAGATTATGATATTTATCATGTTCTAAAAACTATTTATATTTTATATATAGTTAGTAAAACAAAAGCCGCTTAGTTAAGCGGCTTTTGTTTTTGAATGATTGATGCTGAACCCAATTAAGACCTGTCCCAGAAAAAAGGCGGTTCAACGCCTAGCGCACGCAGGTAAACATAGCCCTGCCCACGATGGTGAATCTCGTTGTCTATAAAATAAAATAGTGTGCTGCATACTGTACCCGGATACATACCAAAAGCAAGTACAGCTTTAGTAAAACGTTCCGGTGTCAGCTGTTCCCAAAGCCTGTCTATCTGTTGTGTCGTTTCATCCCAAAGTATAAGTAGTTCTTCCTTAGTCTTCGGCATGCCTTCTCCCGAGTGGTGCGGCAGGTCTTTCATGGCTGTCCATTTATCGGTAACCAAACCTATCATCCCGGGATTAGACAGGTCAATTATCTCCATTACCAGGTCGGCAAATGTTCGCATCCCTCCTATAGAAAAGG
This region includes:
- a CDS encoding short-chain dehydrogenase; translation: MKKTALITGANKSIGFETAKQLLALGYKVFIGSRDKERGQKAIDELNAEGFDDVEVIQIEVTDEASINNAAAVLSEKIPHLDVLINNAGIPGIFPQEASQVSQENIRAVFDTNFFGVIQTTQAFLPLLKKSDEPRIVNVSSDLGSLGNHTNPDYDHYDVKLTAYCSSKTALNAYTVMLAYELRDTNFKVNSVNPGYTATDFNHHQGPKSVQEGAEPIVKYATIGSDGPTGKFFSDFGETPW
- a CDS encoding damage-inducible protein DinB: METQTTTVTVMTSDILLKHWQGHRGLTRKVIEAFPEKDLFTFSIGGMRTFADLVMEIIDLSNPGMIGLVTDKWTAMKDLPHHSGEGMPKTKEELLILWDETTQQIDRLWEQLTPERFTKAVLAFGMYPGTVCSTLFYFIDNEIHHRGQGYVYLRALGVEPPFFWDRS